In the Malania oleifera isolate guangnan ecotype guangnan chromosome 1, ASM2987363v1, whole genome shotgun sequence genome, one interval contains:
- the LOC131157585 gene encoding G-type lectin S-receptor-like serine/threonine-protein kinase At2g19130: protein MVNRNISCFMVYVLLLCTSLKAHFSFGANDISLGNSLSGDQTIVSTGGEFELGFFNPGNSSNFYIGIWYKKISLQTVVWVANRDKPLFDKYSSELRILDGNLVLLNGSKNLVWSTNLDSSTSNSTKAVLLDNGNFVLRDRPNSSTTIRQSFDFPTDTWLPGTKLGLDKRNNRTRQLTSWKNSNDPGTGIFTLEHYPGVSEQYIMVRNMTKQYWTSGEWNGHIFSLIPEMRLNYMYTSIQFNYSYVTNEIESYFTYSYSNTSIKSRTVVDLSGQVKQLSWLETTQQWYLFWTQPRQQRAVYALCGPSGICDENTDKICSCLPGFIPSSQKNWNSSDWSEGCKRNANLQCGNNASNSRKDQFLPIRNVRLPVNPQELQAKSLGECELACLSNCSCTAYVHDNGGCSIWIEDLLNLQQFSKFDNNGKTLFVRLASSEFPAHSGSKEEVAGIVARSAAVVMALFSLVLVLFLRKRRSVRSTKDLQGSLVAFGYRDLLTATKNFSEKLGGGGFGSVFKGIMPDFTVVAVKKLESISQGEKQFRIEISTIGTIQHVNLVRLQGFCSEGTNKLLVYDYMPNGSLDSHLFHKKDSSKVLSWNIRFQIALGIARGLLYLHEKCRDCILHCDIKPENILLDAGFYPQVADFGLAKLVGRNFSRVLTTLRGTRGYLAPEWFSGVAITAKADVYSYGMMLFELISGRRNTQLPENGKHKFFPISAATKIAEGNDVLSLLDHKLDGKVYAEELERVLKVACWCIQDDETHRPSMSQVVQILEGILDVERPMIPRSLQILVENSEHIDFFAESSSSQSVQESCDASAASS, encoded by the coding sequence ATGGTTAACAGAAATATTTCTTGCTTCATGGTTTATGTTCTCCTGCTCTGCACATCTCTGAAGGCCCATTTCTCTTTTGGAGCCAATGACATTTCTCTTGGCAACTCGTTGTCTGGGGACCAGACCATAGTCTCTACTGGTGGAGAATTTGAGCTGGGCTTCTTCAATCCAGGTAATTCTTCAAACTTCTACATAGGCATCTGGTACAAGAAAATTTCTTTACAGACTGTAGTCTGGGTGGCAAACAGAGACAAGCCTCTCTTTGATAAATACTCCTCGGAGCTGAGGATCTTGGATGGTAATTTAGTTCTTTTAAATGGATCTAAAAACCTAGTATGGTCTACAAATTTAGATTCCAGTACTTCAAATTCTACTAAAGCGGTTCTTTTGGATAACGGAAATTTTGTTCTGAGAGATAGGCCAAATTCGTCTACAACAATAAGGCAAAGTTTCGATTTCCCGACAGATACATGGCTTCCAGGTACGAAGCTTGGACTGGATAAGCGCAACAATAGGACACGGCAGCTTACTTCGTGGAAAAATTCGAATGATCCTGGTACTGGAATCTTCACTCTTGAACATTACCCAGGTGTGTCAGAGCAGTATATTATGGTGCGGAATATGACCAAGCAGTATTGGACCAGTGGGGAGTGGAATGGGCATATTTTTAGTTTGATTCCTGAAATGAGATTGAATTATATGTACACTTCAATACAATTTAACTACAGCTACGTAACGAATGAAATTGAGAGCTATTTTACATATTCATACTCTAATACTTCCATTAAATCAAGAACTGTTGTGGATTTATCTGGGCAGGTCAAGCAATTGTCCTGGTTGGAGACCACGCAGCAGTGGTATCTGTTTTGGACCCAGCCTCGACAGCAACGTGCAGTGTATGCTCTTTGCGGGCCATCTGGTATTTGTGATGAGAACACTGATAAAATATGTAGCTGCCTGCCGGGCTTTATCCCAAGCTCCCAGAAGAATTGGAATTCGAGTGATTGGTCCGAGGGTTGTAAAAGAAATGCCAATTTGCAGTGTGGTAATAATGCCTCTAATAGCCGAAAAGACCAGTTTTTGCCTATCCGTAACGTGAGGTTGCCCGTGAACCCACAGGAATTGCAGGCAAAAAGTTTGGGAGAATGTGAATTGGCATGCCTGAGCAACTGCTCTTGCACTGCCTACGTCCATGACAATGGTGGGTGCTCCATCTGGATTGAAGACTTGTTAAATCTGcaacaattttcaaaatttgacaATAATGGAAAAACTCTCTTTGTTAGACTTGCCTCGTCTGAATTCCCTGCTCACAGTGGTAGTAAGGAAGAAGTTGCCGGTATAGTTGCGCGTTCGGCTGCAGTTGTAATGGCACTCTTCAGTCTTGTTTTGGTCTTGTTCCTTCGGAAGAGGAGATCAGTCAGATCAACAAAAGACTTACAGGGGTCATTGGTGGCATTTGGGTACAGAGACCTGCTAACTGCGACAAAAAATTTCTCGGAAAAATTGGGGGGAGGAGGTTTCGGCTCTGTTTTCAAAGGGATAATGCCTGATTTTACTGTTGTAGCTGTGAAGAAGCTTGAAAGCATCAGCCAAGGAGAGAAGCAATTCCGAATAGAAATCAGCACAATTGGGACCATCCAACATGTTAATCTAGTCCGGCTTCAGGGATTTTGCTCTGAAGGCACTAATAAGTTGTTGGTCTATGACTACATGCCAAATGGGTCACTAGATTCTCATCTTTTTCATAAGAAAGATTCATCTAAAGTGTTGAGCTGGAACATAAGGTTCCAGATTGCACTGGGGATAGCAAGAGGACTGCTTTATCTGCACGAGAAGTGCAGGGACTGCATATTACACTGCGACATAAAGCCTGAAAACATTCTTTTAGATGCTGGGTTCTATCCTCAAGTGGCAGATTTTGGCCTCGCAAAGCTTGTTGGTCGGAACTTCAGCCGTGTATTGACCACTCTTAGAGGCACGAGAGGCTATCTTGCGCCAGAATGGTTTTCAGGTGTGGCAATTACAGCCAAGGCCGATGTTTACAGTTATGGAATGATGCTTTTCGAATTGATATCTGGAAGACGAAACACTCAGCTACCCGAAAATGGAAAACACAAGTTCTTCCCCATTTCAGCTGCAACCAAAATAGCTGAAGGCAACGACGTCCTTAGCCTACTAGACCATAAGTTGGATGGAAAAGTATATGCAGAAGAGCTAGAAAGAGTTCTTAAAGTCGCTTGCTGGTGCATCCAAGATGATGAAACTCATAGGCCATCGATGAGTCAGGTGGTTCAAATTCTTGAAGGGATTTTGGATGTTGAGCGACCAATGATCCCAAGATCTCTCCAAATTCTTGTCGAGAACTCAGAGCACATAGATTTCTTTGCCGAGTCATCCTCAAGCCAAAGTGTGCAAGAGAGTTGCGATGCCTCAGCTGCTTCCTCTTAG